In the Brucella anthropi ATCC 49188 genome, one interval contains:
- the nuoH gene encoding NADH-quinone oxidoreductase subunit NuoH, translated as MEGIFAAYVLPALIIALKSVVLLVVLLIVVAYLLYADRKIWAAVQLRRGPNVVGPWGLFQAFADLLKFVFKEPIIPSGANKGVFLLAPFVSAVLAMATWAVIPVNEGWAIANINVGILYIFAISSLEVYGVIMGGWASNSKYPFLGALRSAAQMVSYEVSIGFVIVTVLLTVGSLNLTDIVLSQNTGLGTMLGLPASFLDWNWLALFPMFVIFFISALAETNRPPFDLVEAESELVAGHMIEYSSTPFLLFFLGEYVAITLMCALMTTLFLGGWLPPVDVWFLNWVPGIIWFMLKLCFCFFLFAMVKAFVPRYRYDQLMRLGWKVFLPISLFMVVATATFLKVFGLA; from the coding sequence ATGGAAGGTATTTTTGCAGCTTACGTCTTGCCCGCGCTTATCATAGCGCTGAAGTCGGTCGTTCTGCTCGTCGTATTGCTGATCGTCGTCGCTTACCTGCTTTACGCAGATCGCAAGATCTGGGCAGCGGTACAGCTTCGCCGCGGCCCGAACGTTGTCGGTCCCTGGGGTCTGTTCCAGGCTTTCGCCGACTTGTTGAAGTTCGTCTTCAAGGAACCAATCATTCCGTCTGGCGCAAACAAGGGTGTCTTCCTCCTTGCGCCTTTCGTTTCTGCCGTTCTTGCAATGGCAACCTGGGCGGTCATTCCGGTCAATGAAGGCTGGGCCATCGCCAATATCAATGTCGGCATTCTCTATATCTTCGCCATTTCTTCGCTCGAAGTTTACGGCGTGATCATGGGTGGCTGGGCATCGAACTCGAAGTATCCGTTCCTCGGTGCGCTTCGTTCGGCTGCACAGATGGTTTCCTACGAAGTCTCCATCGGCTTCGTGATTGTCACGGTTCTGCTGACGGTTGGCTCGCTCAACCTGACCGACATCGTGCTTTCGCAGAATACGGGCCTTGGCACCATGCTCGGTCTTCCGGCTTCGTTCCTCGACTGGAACTGGCTGGCTCTGTTCCCGATGTTCGTGATCTTCTTCATTTCGGCACTTGCCGAAACGAACCGTCCGCCATTCGACCTTGTCGAAGCTGAATCCGAACTCGTGGCCGGTCACATGATCGAATATTCGTCCACGCCGTTCCTTCTGTTCTTCCTTGGCGAGTATGTGGCGATCACGCTGATGTGCGCCCTGATGACGACGCTCTTCCTTGGCGGCTGGCTGCCTCCGGTTGACGTTTGGTTCCTCAACTGGGTTCCGGGCATCATCTGGTTCATGCTGAAGCTCTGCTTCTGCTTCTTCCTCTTCGCAATGGTGAAGGCTTTCGTTCCGCGTTACCGCTACGACCAGCTGATGCGCCTTGGCTGGAAAGTGTTCCTGCCGATCTCGCTCTTCATGGTTGTCGCAACCGCGACCTTCCTCAAAGTCTTCGGTCTGGCGTAA
- the nuoI gene encoding NADH-quinone oxidoreductase subunit NuoI — MASFAQAAKSLLLKEFVGAFFLSMRQFFAPKATLNYPHEKGPVSPRFRGEHALRRYPNGEERCIACKLCEAICPAQAITIEAGPRRNDGTRRTVRYDIDMVKCIYCGFCQEACPVDAIVEGPNFEFATETREELYYDKDKLLANGDRWEREIARNIAMDAPYR; from the coding sequence ATGGCTTCATTCGCTCAAGCAGCCAAATCGCTCCTGCTCAAGGAATTCGTCGGCGCGTTCTTTCTTTCCATGCGCCAGTTCTTCGCGCCCAAGGCGACGTTGAACTACCCGCATGAAAAGGGCCCGGTCTCTCCGCGATTCCGTGGAGAGCACGCGCTGCGCCGTTATCCGAACGGTGAAGAACGCTGCATCGCCTGCAAGCTTTGCGAAGCGATCTGCCCGGCGCAGGCCATCACCATCGAGGCCGGTCCGCGCCGCAACGACGGCACCCGCCGCACGGTGCGTTACGACATCGATATGGTGAAGTGCATCTATTGCGGTTTCTGCCAGGAAGCATGCCCGGTGGATGCCATCGTGGAAGGTCCGAATTTCGAATTCGCGACCGAAACCCGCGAAGAACTCTACTATGACAAGGACAAGCTCCTTGCCAATGGCGACCGTTGGGAACGCGAAATCGCGCGGAATATCGCGATGGATGCGCCATATCGCTGA
- the nuoG gene encoding NADH-quinone oxidoreductase subunit NuoG: protein MANIKVDGTEIEVPDHYTLLQAAEAAGAEVPRFCFHERLSIAGNCRMCLVEVKGGPPKPAASCAMGVRDLRPGPNGEAPEIFTNTPMVKKAREGVMEFLLINHPLDCPICDQGGECDLQDQAMAFGTDGSRYRENKRAVENKYIGPLVKTVMTRCIHCTRCVRFTTEVAGISELGLIGRGEDAEITTYLERAMTSELQGNVIDLCPVGALTSRPYAFQARPWELNKTETIDVMDAVGSNIRVDTRGREVMRVMPRVNEAVNEEWISDKTRFIWDGLRTQRLDRPYVRKDGRLVAASWPEAFAAIAAKVSSTSADKIGAVAGDLASVEEIYALKGLMASLGSANIDSRQDGAALDPALGRASYLFNATIEGIENADALLIIGSNPRVEAAVLNARIRKRQRMGHFPVALIGEQAELRYDYEYLGAGAETLAAVASGKNAFRDVLAKAECPLIIIGQGALTGENGSAVLSTAAKLAQDVGAIKDEWNGFSVLHTAASRVGALDLGFVPGEGGKVAGDMLGNLDVVFLLGADELDMTRKGSSFVVYIGTHGDAGAHAADVILPGAAYTEKSGTWLNTEGRVQLGSRAGFAPGEAKEDWAILRALSDSLGKRLPFDSMQQLRAKLYADYPHMLAIDTITPASSDDLVALAAKASNPGGGAAFVSPVKDFYLTNPIARASAVMAECSALAAGGFQQAAE, encoded by the coding sequence CACGAACGGCTTTCCATCGCCGGAAACTGCCGCATGTGCCTTGTTGAAGTAAAGGGCGGACCGCCGAAGCCGGCGGCATCCTGCGCCATGGGCGTGCGCGATCTGCGTCCCGGCCCGAATGGCGAAGCGCCTGAAATCTTCACCAATACGCCGATGGTCAAGAAGGCCCGCGAAGGCGTGATGGAATTCCTGCTCATCAACCACCCGCTGGATTGCCCGATCTGCGATCAGGGCGGTGAGTGCGATCTGCAGGATCAGGCAATGGCTTTCGGCACCGACGGTTCGCGCTATCGCGAGAACAAGCGTGCCGTTGAAAACAAGTATATCGGTCCGCTCGTCAAGACTGTGATGACGCGCTGCATTCACTGCACGCGCTGCGTCCGCTTCACGACGGAAGTTGCAGGCATTTCGGAACTCGGCCTCATCGGTCGTGGCGAAGACGCCGAGATCACCACCTATCTCGAACGCGCCATGACGTCGGAACTGCAGGGCAACGTTATCGATCTTTGCCCGGTTGGCGCTCTGACCTCGCGTCCTTACGCGTTCCAGGCCCGTCCGTGGGAACTGAACAAGACCGAAACCATCGATGTGATGGATGCGGTCGGTTCGAACATCCGCGTCGACACCCGTGGCCGCGAAGTGATGCGCGTCATGCCGCGTGTCAATGAAGCGGTGAACGAAGAGTGGATTTCCGACAAGACCCGCTTCATCTGGGATGGCCTGCGCACCCAGCGCCTCGACCGTCCTTATGTTCGCAAGGATGGCCGTCTGGTCGCCGCAAGCTGGCCGGAAGCTTTTGCCGCTATTGCTGCCAAGGTCTCCTCAACCTCCGCCGACAAGATTGGCGCAGTCGCTGGCGATCTGGCCTCGGTTGAAGAAATTTATGCGCTGAAGGGCCTGATGGCTTCGCTCGGCTCCGCCAATATCGATAGCCGCCAGGATGGCGCTGCTCTCGATCCGGCTCTGGGTCGTGCAAGCTATCTCTTTAACGCAACGATCGAAGGCATTGAAAACGCTGATGCTTTGCTCATCATCGGTTCCAATCCGCGCGTGGAGGCCGCAGTCCTGAACGCACGTATTCGCAAGCGTCAGCGCATGGGCCATTTCCCGGTCGCCCTGATCGGCGAACAGGCTGAACTGCGTTACGATTACGAATATCTGGGTGCTGGCGCTGAAACGCTAGCAGCAGTCGCTTCCGGCAAGAACGCATTCCGCGACGTGCTGGCCAAGGCTGAGTGTCCGCTGATCATCATCGGTCAGGGCGCGCTCACCGGCGAAAACGGTTCTGCAGTTCTGTCGACCGCAGCCAAGCTTGCTCAGGACGTCGGCGCCATCAAGGACGAGTGGAACGGCTTCTCCGTTCTGCACACTGCCGCTTCGCGCGTTGGTGCTCTGGATCTCGGCTTTGTGCCGGGTGAGGGCGGCAAGGTGGCTGGCGACATGCTGGGTAATCTTGATGTCGTGTTCCTGCTCGGTGCAGACGAACTCGACATGACCAGAAAGGGTTCGAGCTTCGTCGTTTACATCGGCACGCACGGCGATGCCGGCGCACACGCTGCCGACGTTATCCTGCCGGGTGCAGCCTACACGGAAAAGTCGGGCACCTGGCTCAACACCGAAGGTCGCGTGCAGCTCGGCAGCCGCGCCGGTTTCGCACCGGGCGAGGCAAAGGAAGACTGGGCAATCCTGCGCGCTCTTTCCGACAGCCTTGGCAAGCGCCTGCCGTTCGATTCGATGCAGCAGCTTCGCGCCAAGCTCTATGCGGACTATCCGCATATGCTGGCCATCGACACCATCACGCCTGCCTCGTCCGACGATCTCGTCGCGCTGGCAGCGAAAGCATCCAATCCGGGCGGCGGCGCTGCGTTCGTTTCCCCGGTCAAGGACTTCTACCTGACGAACCCAATTGCGCGCGCTTCCGCCGTCATGGCCGAATGCTCGGCGCTCGCGGCTGGCGGCTTCCAGCAGGCTGCCGAGTAA